tagaataattttaatataaaaatgtataatatagTGATTATTAGATTATAAATGTGTTGAAGTTATGAAATTTTTATAGACTTATTAAAATCAATTCTCTCTGTTTTCACtttattaaagatattatagtattttaataaatatttcgtAAGGACACTTagaaattatattacaattttgtTGTGAATGAGAAGAATGTCACGTTGAACAATGAAAGACCAGTCAAAATATcctatataattaataaaaccaTACAAGGCAGtgataaaaaggaaaatatccATTAAGAgatattttacaataaatttaattaagttattgaATTCTTCTAACAATATAATTTTGTGAGAATCATATACCCTAAAATCATTATGAAATAAATAGTGTCTTcaattgaatttgaaatgtatGAAACTAAAAATTTACATCTCTATTTTAAATTACTCATTCTTTCATAGGATATTCTTCCAAGGGAGTGTTGGTGGGATTTTTAGTGGTGTAGAGAgttaaaacactaaaaaattGGGCTGAAGATCCAATAACATATGGTCCTTTGGGCTCCCTTCAATTTGTGCCAAGGAAGAGTTCCAGAAGAATTTTCTTATGGCGGGCGTATAAGACATTTCCGGTGTTGTTTTTCCATGTTTTTATTATGGACGGTGTTTTCCTCCTtataacaataacaacaatttttcattcatttttctcCATTCTTTTTCCTCCATATTATTGCAGAGAAGAGTTTCTAATATGAGTAGGTGCGTCTCTTGTAGCACTGCTTCTGCAGTGATTCACAAGAGTTTGTCGAAATCTTCAACTCAATTTCCAATTTCTAAGAATGCTGTAACGGTCAACAAAAATTCTCGCCTACGCGTCCACGTTTCTATGGTGGACTCCTCCTCTTCTGATTTCGCCAAGCGCATCGAACGAGCCTGGTTAATTTCCAAGGTTCaatctctctctgtctctctttCTCCTCTCGTTCTAATTTCGTTTTAGGTTTTTTCGTTTTCTGGCTTTCCTTTTcagaatttttaatataatttattttaacatgttcGAATTCTTTTAATTACATGGTAGAATTCGAAGGCTGTGTTTATATATTAAGTAGTTGGATAATCAAGTCTTATGACTATGCTTGATCAAATACCCTTCCAAGGTTCATTTCTTAATGTGTTTTTGGGGAGTTTTGACTAACCATGGTTATCATCTGGGCTGTAGGCGAGCTTAATTTTGATACGCTCAGCGTATAGATATTTGCACTATCTTAATTTAAGATTAGTTTACATATGCTTGTTCCAAATAAATTCAATGCTAAATATAACATATTTAGCAAAGGGCAACATGAATCTGTGATTAAGTATTAATGAGGGGATTATTCAGCTGTTCCTGCATAGTCATTGCAATCGGTATCACTCGGCGAGATATTTTGTAGGaagagtttaaaatttataaaattcattttgatGTTTGATGTTTGATGTTTCTGAGCTGGTCTTTGATATATATATCTGTGATGCTTACAGCAACCAAGGCCAATCGTGTGTTCATCTTGCGACTCAAAAGGGCATATCGAATGTAAATGGTGTGCGGGTACTGGTTTTTTTATCCTTGGTGATAATATGCTTTGCGAAGTTCCATCTAGAAACACTACCTGTATCATATGCACCGGAAAGGTACCTCTCTATGGCTAACTTAACCTGATGAACTCACTTTACCTGTGAACTCGTAGCAAACGGTTTTCTTGGTATTTAATTTTGCCCTTAATCTGTTATTATTCAGGGATCAATGTGTTGTTCTGATTGTCAAGGAACAGGCTTTCGTGCAAAATGGTTGGGAGAACCTCCTACTTCCTAGTACCAAACCTACTGCTCAAATGGTGGTGGAGCGAGGCTTGTGAGTCCTGAGAATTGTAGTTATATTATGGCTTGTGAGTCCTGAGAATTGTAGTTATATTATACCTCGTCTTACTTGAGTCCGACAGATGCAGCAGTCTCTTTagctttattttgaaaaaattgtctggttattcattttttaagattGAATTGTTACTAAAAGCAATCAATTTGTACCATCTTTGTATGTttattaacttgtataaatgtTGTTGTTTTACCAAATGAAATGAACGCTTATACTCCCTGAGAACACAGTATATGAAGTCATGATCGGtatgaatttgagaaaaataatcatattgACTCTACCTGTAATATAACTAGGCTTCCCTGCCAAAGCATGATCAGATCTTTGCGTTGAATTGTTAACAGGAGGAACTTTTTTCTCCCTTTCCCTTTCTGAACAACAGAGATAAATTTCTtcttacaaaagaaaatgagaaaataaaataaaactgtttTTCACAGGTTAACTTATTACATGCATAAATTAAtctttagaaatatattttttttgaaattttttatactaattaataatagaatttttaattttaaagtatcttattttatttatagtaaataaatCTTATCTGATGAAAAAATGACTTGGCGAAATAATGTTTGCTTTGTTTAGTTacgatagaataaaataaaatcaagtttATTTAAATCTAAAACACAGTACTGCCAGTGAAAAATGCAACTTCTATTGATTTTGAAAGTATATAAACTTTTGTAACAAGCACAGTTTTGtattaaaatctttaaaatataatattacttCAGCTCAAATCTAATTtcgtaaaataaaaaatactgaAAACTATACAAATGTTGTGCCAAACCCAATCAAATCTGTAACTCATTTAGTAATTATAGAAACTACAAGTATTAATTTGAACAACTATTTTTCCAACTTTTCACTCACAATCTCCTATGTGTCCTAACAAAGTTTGTAGTGTTCATTGCAATGGCGCTTGAGCAAGCATATACTCCAATAGAGCACAGGGAAGCAGATGCCAAGAGAATGGCCTTCCACTGTTTCCCAGATACTAGAATTGCCAAACCGACCAATGTAACTGCCACAGCTGAAAGGGCATTTTTCCAAGCTTGGAAAGCTTTGACTGCGGTTCTACATCCTTGGCAATGTATGACATGCCTAAAATATCTGTTGGCTAAATTTGGAGCATGCATTGTTCCAATGCCCCCTTTGGCAGGTGAAGAAGCTGATTGTCCTGCAACGAGTCCTGCGGGTGCATGTTCAACCACAGCAGGTTCTTTGGGCAAAGAGATGGTGCTGTGACCAAAATGATATGGCATCCCATGCCCCACTTTGTCCATCCACTTCCTGTATTCAGCAACCCATGTGTCTGATGATTTCAGATTCAGATAAAGTTGCTTTGTTGGAACCTTCTCTTTCAAGAGAATTTCATTCTGAGATGATAAGAATCCCATGTCTTGCTCAAAAACCTTGGATGCATTCTGATGGAAGTACCACTCAGGAAACAGTTTTGCCAGTGGAGATGACGATCTTGTCGATCCAAACCTCACTATAAGCATGGATTTCCCTTGCCCAGTTGGTCTACAAAGGAACAGGCCACTGAAGTAGTTTGTTACACCATTTTTATCAACCATTTCCCTGTTATTTTGTAGAACACACGGAGCCCCAAACCTCAAGAAGTTAGGCCTGGACCCATCTTTCTCAGCACCCCACCAACCTGCAAACCCTCTATCAGTTCGTTCAGTCACCTCAAAGCTCAGTGGCCGAGCATTCTCCCTTTTTGCGGTCCAATCCGTTCTGTCATGTGAGATAGGGATATGAGCAGGATCCATCAGGTTCTCCAGAAGAATAGAGTGATCGTAAGGGAGTTCATGAACTGTTGAAATGTCTCTGAATCCCGGCCTTGCAAAGTTCTCAAACCAAGGTAGTTTACTATCATTTGGAGGTGTTTTGAGGGACATCCACACCCAAATAACACCTTGAGAGTCCCTCACTTCATACGTTTTAACACAAGCTGTCCTAGGGATTTTGGCATCAGCCGGAAGCTgttgaaaacagaaaaaaaagtttGTCACTTGGCAACATCATGTGGCCTTAAGCTGGGAATGTAACTTTTATTTAGCTGAGGATAACAGCAGGTGCATTACCAACCTGAGGTATCTTCACACATTTGCCCTCCCCTTCAAATTGCCACCCATGGTATAGACACTCAAGCCTTCCATCAATCAACTGTCCCTCTGACAGTTTGGCTAACCTGAATTGTACGAAGACACAAGATCCATCATTTGACAAACACAAAAATCAGCAATCAGTGAAACTACAGAATTTTCAGTAACTGGGGACATGCCGATTAAGGTAAAAGTAGTCACAAATTCCAAGTGAAAACAACCAAACTCAACCGACAATTACAATCATAATAAGCAGTGAGTAACCTGTGGGGGCAGCGATCTTCGTAACAGTGTAACTGGCCATTGCCATCCTTGAACAAGACGACTTGTTTATCAAACACTGTGAGTCCCAAGGGTGCATCTTCGGGAACATTCTTAGTGAGATACAAAGGGTACCACTCCTCCGTCCAGTCATACTCCCCTTTTACCTCCTCCTCGGTGGTTGGAACCACAAGAACTGCGCCATCTGCTTCGCTGTCAGCTAAAGGTGCAGCTTTTAAGTCCGCAGTGGCGCCACACGTGGCGTGCTTGGATCTTAGCGATGGTTTGAAGGAAGCGGAGTAGACAGTCCAACGCAGTCCCTTGTTTGGCGGCGCGGAAACGCGCAAAGGGAGGAAAGTTCGAGTGGGAGACACAAAAGGATTCACCAACGCCATGTCAGGTAACAGCAGTGaagagtgaagaagaagaagtggcaaaaataaaaaggaggaagaaaaagagagactTGCACGTTTCGTGTGTTGTTCCTGACCACATAATACA
This Vigna angularis cultivar LongXiaoDou No.4 chromosome 4, ASM1680809v1, whole genome shotgun sequence DNA region includes the following protein-coding sequences:
- the LOC108331598 gene encoding protein TIC 55, chloroplastic; protein product: MALVNPFVSPTRTFLPLRVSAPPNKGLRWTVYSASFKPSLRSKHATCGATADLKAAPLADSEADGAVLVVPTTEEEVKGEYDWTEEWYPLYLTKNVPEDAPLGLTVFDKQVVLFKDGNGQLHCYEDRCPHRLAKLSEGQLIDGRLECLYHGWQFEGEGKCVKIPQLPADAKIPRTACVKTYEVRDSQGVIWVWMSLKTPPNDSKLPWFENFARPGFRDISTVHELPYDHSILLENLMDPAHIPISHDRTDWTAKRENARPLSFEVTERTDRGFAGWWGAEKDGSRPNFLRFGAPCVLQNNREMVDKNGVTNYFSGLFLCRPTGQGKSMLIVRFGSTRSSSPLAKLFPEWYFHQNASKVFEQDMGFLSSQNEILLKEKVPTKQLYLNLKSSDTWVAEYRKWMDKVGHGMPYHFGHSTISLPKEPAVVEHAPAGLVAGQSASSPAKGGIGTMHAPNLANRYFRHVIHCQGCRTAVKAFQAWKNALSAVAVTLVGLAILVSGKQWKAILLASASLCSIGVYACSSAIAMNTTNFVRTHRRL
- the LOC108331024 gene encoding uncharacterized protein LOC108331024, translating into MSRCVSCSTASAVIHKSLSKSSTQFPISKNAVTVNKNSRLRVHVSMVDSSSSDFAKRIERAWLISKQPRPIVCSSCDSKGHIECKWCAGTGFFILGDNMLCEVPSRNTTCIICTGKGSMCCSDCQGTGFRAKWLGEPPTS